The nucleotide window CGGATGGCCGATATGGCCGACCCCACAGAAAAACAACAGGTTTTCCATCGGTATCTAGAACTGGTCCGCGAGTCAGGCACCAGTTCCTGGGAACTCCTACAAAACATCAGCACCCCCCACCATCCAGAAGAACAGGGTATTGCCCTGGCTTTAGGGCTTACCCAGGAATTCTTTAAAACCCATAATTTGCGAGGAGCCTGTCGGGTCCATGGCGGTGGGTTTGCGGGAACTATTCAGGCCTATGTGCCCACCAATGCTCAGGAAGCCTATATCAGATGGATGGAACGGTACTTTGGCGAAGGAGCTGTCCGGCCGCTCTTTATTCGGTCCCGGGGAGCGGTGGAACTTTTCTTTTAAAAGGATCCAGGGAAAGACTCGCTTTTTTCCAAAAAACGGTTTATCCTAAAGGAAAGACAGACGATACTGTAAACGGAAAGAGACGGGGGAGTTTGAGGGGGCCGGAGGATCTTCCTAATGAGGAAAGGTCCCATGGGATTTTAGGGGCCTTCAGGACGAGGGCCCCGGGGGGAAGCCCTCTTGCACAGAAACCCCATCCTGTCCTAGTGATAAAAAAGCGGTCCCTAGTTCGGGGACAGTACGAGAGGAGGAGAAAAGACGTGGCATATCAAAATGCACTCTCCGCATACAAAGAAACGAGAGTACGTACCGCAAGTCCCGGTAAAATTGTGGTGATGTTGTACGACGAGGCGATCAAGCAATTAGACCGGGGCCAGGAATTGTTGCATCAATACCACAGTGCCACCAAAAAAGATCCTTCCAAAATAGAGCACATCAATAAGGCCATCATCAAAGCCCGGGATATCATTACGGAGCTCATGGTATCCCTGGACTTTGAACAGGGTGGCGAGATCGCCCGAAATCTTTTTTCCCTGTATACCTGGTTTAACCGGGAACTTCTGGAGGCAAATTTAGCAAAGGACGAAGAGCGGGTCCGGGCGGTACGGGATATGATGAATGAATTGCGTGGGGCCTGGCAGGAAATCGTAAGTAAGGCAGAAACTGAAGGTCTGGGCCGTTCCACCACAGGTATTAATATCGCGGGGTAAGGGCTGTAGGAGACATGAACCAGAGCGCACCCAGGAAAATACAGACGGAACTCTCAGAA belongs to Treponema sp. J25 and includes:
- the fliS gene encoding flagellar export chaperone FliS, whose protein sequence is MAYQNALSAYKETRVRTASPGKIVVMLYDEAIKQLDRGQELLHQYHSATKKDPSKIEHINKAIIKARDIITELMVSLDFEQGGEIARNLFSLYTWFNRELLEANLAKDEERVRAVRDMMNELRGAWQEIVSKAETEGLGRSTTGINIAG